A genomic region of Alnus glutinosa chromosome 11, dhAlnGlut1.1, whole genome shotgun sequence contains the following coding sequences:
- the LOC133882697 gene encoding 7-deoxyloganetin glucosyltransferase-like, protein MSSISEAVRGHVVCVPFPVQGHINPMLKLAKLLHHKGFHVTFVNTHYNHRRLLSSRGPNSLDGLPDFRFESIPDGLPPSGADVSQDILALCDSTSKNCLVPLRNLLSKLNDISTSNVPPVTSIISDGSMAFTLEAAEEFGIPNVLFWTPSACACLAYMHCRHLVERGLTPLKDASYLTNGYLETTIDWIPGLKNIRLKDFPTFIRTTDENDFMLNFIIDEVVEQASRASAIILNTFDSFEQDVLHDIASLLPHIYTIGPLLLLADQIKDETLKSIGSNLWKEEPGSVEWLNSKVPNSVVYVNFGSITVMTPQQLIEFAWGLANSEKPFLWIIRPDLVVGDLAVLPPEFITKTEDRGMLTSWCPQEEILKHPSIGGFLTHSGWNSTLESVCVGVPIISWPFFADQQINCRYSCTEWGIGMEIDNDVKRDDVEKLVRDLMEGDKGKEMKRKAMEWKTKAEEAVKPGGSSYHNLDKLIADVLMPRKV, encoded by the exons ATGAGTTCCATTTCGGAAGCTGTTAGAGGTCATGTTGTTTGCGTTCCATTCCCAGTTCAGGGTCACATAAACCCCATGCTGAAACTTGCCAAACTCCTTCACCATAAAGGCTTTCATGTAACTTTTGTCAACACCCATTATAACCACAGACGCTTACTCAGCTCCAGAGGCCCCAACTCCCTCGACGGCTTGCCGGACTTCCGCTTTGAATCCATCCCCGATGGCCTCCCACCTTCCGGTGCCGATGTCAGCCAAGACATCCTCGCTCTTTGCGATTCCACCTCAAAGAATTGCCTCGTCCCACTTCGCAACCTTCTCTCCAAACTCAACGACATTTCCACTTCCAACGTGCCGCCTGTGACGTCTATCATCTCTGATGGTTCCATGGCCTTCACTCTTGAAGCTGCTGAAGAATTTGGAATTCCAAATGTTCTTTTCTGGACACCTAGCGCCTGCGCTTGCTTGGCCTATATGCATTGCCGCCATCTAGTTGAACGAGGTTTAACTCCCCTCAAAG ATGCAAGCTATCTAACAAATGGGTATTTAGAAACCACAATCGATTGGATTCCCGGGTTGAAAAACATCCGTCTGAAGGATTTTCCAACTTTCATTAGAACTACCGATGAGAACGACTTCATGCTCAACTTCATCATCGATGAAGTAGTGGAGCAAGCTTCAAGAGCTTCAGCTATCATTTTGAACACGTTTGACTCCTTTGAACAGGATGTTTTGCATGATATCGCATCTTTGCTTCCTCACATTTACACCATTGGTCCACTTCTGTTGCTTGCTGATCAGATTAAAGACGAGACACTGAAATCAATAGGATCCAATCTATGGAAAGAAGAGCCGGGGTCTGTGGAGTGGCTAAATTCAAAAGTTCCCAACTCCGTAGTGTATGTAAATTTTGGGAGCATCACTGTCATGACGCCCCAGCAACTCATTGAGTTTGCTTGGGGACTTGCCAATAGTGAGAAACCCTTCTTGTGGATTATAAGGCCTGATCTTGTGGTAGGCGATTTAGCTGTTCTTCCTCCTGAGTTTATTACCAAAACTGAAGATAGAGGCATGTTAACAAGTTGGTGTCCTCAAGAAGAAATCCTGAAGCACCCGTCAATTGGAGGGTTTTTAACTCATAGCGGATGGAATTCAACGCTGGAAAGCGTGTGTGTTGGAGTGCCAATCATCTCCTGGCCTTTCTTTGCCGACCAACAGATAAACTGCCGATATTCTTGCACAGAATGGGGCATTGGGATGGAGATAGATAATGATGTTAAGAGAGATGATGTTGAGAAGCTTGTGAGGGATTTAATGGAGGGTGATAAGGGTAAAGAAATGAAGAGGAAGGCAATGGAGTGGAAGACAAAGGCAGAAGAAGCTGTCAAACCTGGTGGTTCCTCTTACCACAACTTGGACAAGTTGATTGCCGATGTTCTCATGCCTAGAAAAGTTTAA